The following are encoded together in the Equus quagga isolate Etosha38 chromosome 1, UCLA_HA_Equagga_1.0, whole genome shotgun sequence genome:
- the C1H9orf78 gene encoding splicing factor C9orf78 homolog produces MPVTGKTFRRRRADSESEEDEQDSEEVRLKLEETREVQNLRKRPNGVSAVALLVGEKVQEETTLVDDPFQMKTGGMVDMKKLKERGKDKISEEEDLHLGTSFSAETNRRDEDADMMKYIETELKKRKGIVEHEEQKVKPKNAEDCLYELPENIRVSSAKKTEEMLSNQMLSGIPEVDLGIDAKIKNIISTEDAKARLLAEQQNKKKDSETSFVPTNMAVNYVQHNRFYHEELNAPIRRNKEEPKARPLRVGDTEKPEPERSPPNRKRPANEKATDDYHYEKFKKMNRRY; encoded by the exons ATGCCGGTCACCGGGAAGACTTTCCGCCGGCGCCGCGCCGACTCGGAGTCggaggaagatgagcaggacTCAGAGGAGGTTCG aTTAAAACTGGAAGAGACCCGAGAGGTACAGAACTTGAGGAAGAGGCCCAATGGGGTGAG TGCTGTGGCCCTGCTGGTGGGAGAGAAGGTACAAGAAGAGACTACTCTAGTG GATGATCCCTTTCAGATGAAGACAGGCGGTATGGTggacatgaagaaactgaaggaaagggGCAAAGATAA GATCAGCGAAGAGGAAGATCTCCACCTGGGGACGTCGTTTTCTGCAGAAACCAACCGAAGGGACGAAGATGCTGACAT GATGAAGTACATTGAGACAGagctgaagaagaggaaagggatcgTGGAACATGAGGAACAGAAAGTCAAGCCGAAGAATGCAGAGGACTGTCTTTACGAACTTCCAGAAAACATCCGCgtttcctcagcaaagaagactGAGGAGATGCTTTCCAACCAGATGCTGAGCGGCATCCCCGAGGTGGACCTAGGCATCGA tgccaaaataaaaaacatcatcTCCACGGAGGATGCCAAGGCCCGGCTGCTGGCGGAGCAGCAGAACAAGAAGAAAGACAGTGAGACGTCCTTCGTGCCCACCAACATGGCCGTCAATTACGTGCAGCACAACCGGT TTTATCATGAGGAGCTCAATGCCCCCATACGGAGAAACAAAGAGGAGCCCAAAGCCCGACCCTTGAGAGTGGGTGACACAGAGAAGCCGGAGCCTGAGC GGTCCCCTCCTAACCGCAAGCGTCCTGCTAATGAGAAGGCCACCGATGATTATCACTATGAGAAGTTCAAGAAGATGAACAGACGGTACTGA